One Benincasa hispida cultivar B227 chromosome 5, ASM972705v1, whole genome shotgun sequence genomic window carries:
- the LOC120078525 gene encoding inositol-tetrakisphosphate 1-kinase 1-like: MAEIGRRFCIGYALLPKKRRSFIRDSLVRLAESRGIDLVRIDMDKPLVDQGSFDCVLHKLYSADWRKKLENFRVVNPNVVILDSLDAIERLHNRISMLQVVSELKIENHNESFGIPEQIVIYDKENLSDRHAWETLKFPVIAKPLVADGSAKSHKMALVFNHDGLNKLKPPIILQQFVNHGGVIFKVYVAGEHVKCVKRKSLPDISEEKLESVEGLQSFSQVSNLTNHERVDEKYYQMMQLDDTEMPPSSFVTDIAKGLRHALKLNLFNFDMMRDSRNQNRYLIVDINYFPGFAKMPGYEKILTDFLSDIMRRKDRELVKAWFEHDASDPTAFDKSYIEREK; encoded by the coding sequence ATGGCGGAAATCGGACGAAGATTCTGTATCGGGTATGCACTTTTACCGAAGAAACGACGGAGTTTCATACGAGATTCGTTAGTGAGGCTTGCTGAATCGAGAGGTATCGATCTTGTACGGATCGATATGGACAAGCCGCTTGTTGATCAAGGATCCTTTGATTGCGTTCTTCACAAGCTGTATAGTGCGGATTGGAGGAAGAAACTCGAGAATTTCAGGGTTGTTAACCCTAATGTGGTGATTTTGGACTCACTTGACGCGATTGAGAGGCTTCACAACAGGATTTCTATGCTTCAGGTGGTATCGGAGCTGAAGATTGAAAATCACAACGAGTCGTTCGGGATTCCGGAGCAGATTGTGATTTACGATAAGGAGAATCTTTCTGATCGGCACGCTTGGGAGACGTTGAAGTTTCCGGTTATTGCGAAGCCATTGGTGGCTGATGGAAGTGCCAAATCGCATAAAATGGCTCTCGTGTTTAATCACGATGGCTTGAACAAGCTTAAGCCTCCTATTATCTTGCAACAGTTTGTCAACCACGGCGGGGTTATTTTCAAGGTTTATGTGGCTGGAGAGCATGTGAAATGCGTCAAGAGAAAATCACTTCCAGACATTTCTGAGGAGAAATTGGAAAGTGTCGAGGGTTTGCAGTCGTTCTCTCAGGTGTCGAACTTAACGAACCATGAGAGAGTTGATGAAAAATACTACCAGATGATGCAATTGGACGACACCGAGATGCCGCCTTCGAGTTTCGTCACCGATATAGCCAAAGGATTGAGACATGCGTTGAAGCTTAACCTCTTCAATTTTGATATGATGCGGGATTCGAGAAACCAGAACCGTTATCTCATAGTTGATATCAATTACTTTCCTGGGTTTGCGAAGATGCCAGGATATGAGAAGATTCTAACGGATTTCCTCTCTGATATAATGCGGAGGAAAGACAGAGAGCTTGTAAAAGCTTGGTTCGAACATGATGCCTCCGACCCCACTGCCTTCGATAAAAG